The Sphingobium sp. JS3065 genome includes a region encoding these proteins:
- a CDS encoding rRNA large subunit pseudouridine synthase E → MTLILFNKPYGVLCQFTDESTGPPRPTLAAFIDRPGVYPAGRLDLDSEGLLLLTDDGRLQARIADPRFKTPKTYLAQVEGDPDEAALEALRRGVRLKDGPTLPAQVERMDDPALWPRDPPVRFRKSVPDCWLRLTIREGRNRQVRRMTAAVGHPTLRLVRWRIGDWTLDGIAPGQSREAE, encoded by the coding sequence ATGACGCTCATCCTGTTCAACAAGCCCTATGGCGTGCTGTGCCAGTTCACCGATGAAAGCACGGGTCCGCCCCGCCCCACACTGGCCGCCTTCATCGACCGGCCCGGCGTCTATCCGGCGGGACGGCTCGATCTGGACAGCGAAGGCTTGCTGCTGTTGACCGACGATGGCCGGTTGCAGGCGCGGATCGCCGATCCTCGGTTCAAGACGCCCAAAACCTATCTGGCGCAGGTCGAGGGCGATCCCGACGAAGCCGCGCTGGAGGCGCTGCGGCGCGGCGTGCGGCTAAAGGATGGCCCGACCCTGCCCGCGCAGGTGGAGCGCATGGACGATCCTGCACTATGGCCACGCGATCCGCCGGTCCGGTTCCGCAAGAGCGTGCCGGACTGCTGGCTGCGGTTGACGATCCGCGAAGGGCGCAACCGGCAGGTGCGGCGGATGACGGCGGCGGTGGGGCATCCGACGTTACGGCTGGTGCGGTGGCGCATCGGCGATTGGACACTGGACGGCATCGCGCCGGGGCAATCGCGCGAAGCCGAATAG
- a CDS encoding pyridoxal phosphate-dependent aminotransferase: MSQTSAALGRIQPSATLAMSARVNALKAEGVDVIGLSAGEPDFDTPDFVKEAGIAAIRNNLTRYTDVDGTADVKEAVAFKFKRDNGLIYKRSQISVNSGGKHTLFNALVATVDVGDEVIIPAPYWVSYPDIVNFAGGTPVFIEGPASQGYKITAAQLEAAITPRTKWVMLNSPSNPSGAAYSARELKELGEVLLRHPHVLVMTDDMYEHVWYAPTPFATIAQICPDLYDRTLTVNGCSKAFSMTGWRIGFAGGPEWIIKAMGKLQSQSTSNPCSISQAAAAAALTGPQDFLEERNAAFKKRRDMVVAMLNDAPGLDCPTPEGAFYVYPDASGLIGRKTPKGEVITSDEALIGYFLDEAKVAAVHGAAFGLSPAFRISYATSEEVLRKACTRIQEACAALK; the protein is encoded by the coding sequence ATGAGCCAGACTTCCGCTGCCCTCGGCCGCATCCAGCCCTCCGCCACCCTGGCGATGAGCGCGCGCGTGAATGCCCTTAAAGCCGAAGGCGTGGACGTCATTGGCCTCTCCGCCGGGGAACCGGACTTCGACACGCCCGACTTCGTGAAAGAGGCGGGCATTGCCGCGATTCGCAACAATCTGACCCGCTATACCGATGTCGACGGCACCGCCGACGTCAAGGAAGCCGTCGCCTTCAAGTTCAAGCGCGACAACGGCCTGATCTACAAGCGCAGCCAGATCAGCGTGAATTCGGGGGGCAAGCACACCCTGTTCAACGCGCTGGTCGCGACCGTCGACGTGGGCGATGAGGTCATCATCCCGGCGCCCTATTGGGTCAGCTATCCCGATATCGTGAACTTCGCGGGCGGCACCCCAGTCTTCATCGAAGGCCCGGCGAGCCAGGGTTACAAGATCACCGCCGCCCAGTTGGAAGCCGCGATCACGCCGCGCACCAAATGGGTCATGCTGAATTCGCCTTCCAACCCCAGCGGAGCGGCCTATTCGGCGAGGGAACTCAAGGAACTGGGCGAAGTTCTGCTGCGTCACCCGCATGTGCTGGTGATGACCGACGACATGTATGAACATGTCTGGTACGCCCCGACCCCCTTCGCCACCATCGCGCAGATCTGCCCCGACCTCTACGATCGCACGCTGACGGTGAACGGCTGTTCCAAGGCCTTCTCCATGACCGGCTGGCGCATCGGCTTCGCGGGCGGCCCCGAATGGATCATCAAGGCGATGGGCAAGCTCCAGTCGCAGTCGACCAGCAACCCCTGCTCGATCAGCCAGGCCGCCGCCGCCGCCGCGCTTACCGGCCCGCAGGATTTTCTGGAAGAACGCAACGCCGCCTTCAAGAAGCGCCGGGACATGGTCGTCGCCATGCTGAACGACGCGCCGGGTCTCGACTGCCCGACGCCGGAAGGGGCCTTCTACGTCTATCCCGACGCCAGCGGCCTCATCGGCAGGAAGACCCCCAAGGGCGAGGTGATCACCAGCGACGAAGCGCTGATCGGCTATTTTCTGGATGAAGCGAAGGTCGCCGCCGTCCATGGCGCCGCCTTCGGCCTCTCCCCAGCGTTCCGCATCAGCTACGCCACTTCGGAAGAAGTGCTGAGAAAGGCCTGCACCCGCATTCAGGAGGCCTGCGCCGCCCTGAAGTGA
- a CDS encoding DUF983 domain-containing protein, with product MSDGSIRDDAARPVRRALGLALRGRCPACGEGRMFARFLKPIPACETCGQAWDQSRADDFPAYIVILLLGHILVPLMIEVNAALDIPLGVQAMLWPGLAILLAVAMIQPAKAAVIAFQWSRRMDGFR from the coding sequence ATGAGCGACGGTTCGATCAGGGATGATGCGGCGCGGCCGGTGCGGCGGGCATTGGGGCTGGCGCTGCGGGGACGCTGCCCGGCCTGCGGCGAAGGGCGCATGTTCGCGCGCTTCCTGAAGCCCATCCCGGCCTGCGAGACCTGCGGGCAGGCGTGGGACCAGTCGCGGGCGGACGATTTCCCCGCCTATATCGTGATCCTGCTGCTGGGTCACATATTGGTGCCGCTGATGATCGAGGTGAACGCGGCGCTGGATATCCCGCTGGGCGTGCAGGCGATGTTGTGGCCTGGGCTGGCGATCCTGCTGGCGGTGGCGATGATCCAGCCAGCCAAGGCGGCGGTCATCGCCTTTCAATGGAGCCGCCGGATGGACGGGTTCCGCTGA
- the pabB gene encoding aminodeoxychorismate synthase component I, translated as MRLPGPTEAFVLFDDARPRGAAPARLYRDPVSVIAAHRLAEVQPALDRLAEAAEEGLHAAGFIAYEAGLALEERLRPLAERHRQDRPKTPLLWFGLFEGVRLIDAADMPGLLPDPAAARVDRLQPLIDEAAYLAAFAQAQDYIRAGDIYQVNLTFPCAAHFSGDPMALYAALRPRQRAGYGGVLRMGGHAILSFSPELFFTNVRGQLTARPMKGTAPRDPDLARDAELVQWLERDAKQRAENLMIVDLLRNDLSRVSRAGTVAVPDLFKVETYPTVHQMVSTVRARLLPGLSPVDVLRVLFPCGSITGAPKVRAMEIIDAVEAFPRGVYTGSMGWIDPAGDAAFNVAIRTICVEEGSREGRLGLGSGIVADSEGHSEWAECLAKGRFVKPA; from the coding sequence ATGCGCCTTCCGGGACCGACCGAAGCCTTTGTCCTGTTCGACGACGCCCGCCCGCGGGGGGCGGCGCCTGCGCGCCTTTATCGCGACCCGGTGTCGGTCATCGCCGCCCACCGGCTGGCGGAGGTACAGCCCGCCCTGGACCGCCTGGCCGAAGCGGCGGAGGAGGGGCTGCACGCCGCCGGCTTCATCGCCTATGAAGCGGGCCTCGCGCTGGAGGAGCGCCTTCGCCCGCTGGCGGAGCGGCACCGGCAGGACCGCCCGAAGACGCCGCTGCTCTGGTTCGGCCTCTTCGAAGGGGTGCGGCTGATCGACGCGGCGGACATGCCCGGCCTGCTGCCAGATCCCGCCGCCGCCAGGGTCGACCGGCTCCAGCCGCTGATCGATGAAGCCGCCTATCTCGCCGCCTTCGCGCAGGCGCAGGACTATATCCGCGCCGGGGACATTTATCAGGTCAATCTGACCTTCCCCTGCGCCGCGCATTTCAGCGGCGACCCGATGGCGCTCTACGCCGCGCTCCGGCCCCGGCAGCGGGCGGGCTATGGCGGCGTGCTGCGCATGGGCGGGCATGCCATCCTTTCCTTTTCCCCCGAACTCTTCTTCACCAATGTTAGGGGCCAGTTGACCGCCCGGCCGATGAAGGGCACTGCGCCCCGCGATCCGGACCTCGCCCGCGACGCCGAACTGGTCCAATGGCTGGAGCGGGACGCCAAGCAGCGCGCCGAAAACCTGATGATCGTCGACCTGCTGCGCAACGACCTTTCCCGCGTTTCCCGCGCCGGCACGGTCGCGGTGCCCGACCTGTTCAAGGTCGAAACCTATCCCACCGTCCACCAGATGGTGTCGACCGTGCGCGCCCGCCTGCTGCCCGGCCTGTCGCCGGTCGACGTGCTGCGCGTCCTTTTCCCCTGCGGGTCGATCACCGGCGCGCCCAAGGTCCGCGCCATGGAGATCATCGACGCGGTCGAGGCCTTTCCGCGCGGCGTCTATACCGGCTCCATGGGCTGGATCGATCCGGCGGGCGACGCGGCCTTCAATGTTGCCATCCGCACCATTTGCGTCGAAGAAGGCAGCAGGGAAGGGCGCCTGGGTCTGGGATCGGGCATCGTCGCGGATTCGGAAGGTCATTCCGAATGGGCGGAATGTCTGGCCAAGGGGCGCTTCGTCAAACCGGCCTGA
- a CDS encoding YceI family protein, translating into MQRYSRTAIFLHWTIAALLAFQIAVGWALEDLGARGFALFQLHKSIGISILALTLARIVLRYWKPRPASVEGGWQGALANAVHAGLYVFMLGAPLTGWALVSTAKVKVPTLIFRAIPLPHLPLPMSVGDTAHGAHEILAWIGVALFALHVAGALRHHFLMGDGLLWRMMPARSPALLAALPALVAAGFLLGRVILPAPAPKAAAAAVVPAAVEEEAPANVAEPAGNAANAAVPASADNAAAAEEPVGPPPSWAVRPGGNIGFSVGNSGETISGGFSKWTAKIAMDPDHPDSADIRVEIDLASASVGDSYKDGMLTGDEFFGVAAHPRAVFTAKGAEKTGANSYRAAGTLTLKGVSKPQSIRFTLSGTGKARKVSGSATIARASYGVGNGESSGGLDPKVAVSFDFNAVTE; encoded by the coding sequence ATGCAACGCTATAGTCGGACCGCCATTTTCCTGCATTGGACCATCGCCGCCCTGCTGGCCTTCCAGATCGCCGTCGGATGGGCGCTGGAGGATCTGGGCGCACGCGGTTTCGCCTTGTTCCAATTGCACAAGTCGATCGGCATCTCCATCCTGGCGCTGACGCTGGCGCGCATCGTCCTGCGCTATTGGAAGCCGCGTCCGGCGTCCGTCGAGGGCGGCTGGCAAGGCGCGCTGGCAAACGCCGTGCACGCCGGTCTCTATGTCTTCATGCTGGGCGCGCCGCTGACGGGGTGGGCGCTGGTGTCGACCGCGAAGGTGAAGGTGCCGACGCTGATCTTCCGCGCCATCCCCCTGCCCCATCTGCCCCTGCCGATGAGCGTCGGCGATACCGCCCATGGTGCGCATGAGATACTGGCCTGGATCGGCGTCGCCTTGTTCGCCCTGCACGTCGCGGGGGCGCTGCGGCATCATTTCCTGATGGGCGACGGGCTGTTGTGGCGCATGATGCCCGCGCGTTCGCCGGCATTGCTGGCGGCCTTGCCCGCGCTGGTCGCGGCGGGGTTCCTGCTGGGGCGCGTCATCCTGCCCGCCCCGGCGCCCAAAGCCGCCGCCGCCGCAGTCGTACCCGCCGCCGTGGAGGAGGAAGCGCCCGCCAATGTCGCCGAGCCCGCCGGCAATGCCGCCAACGCAGCGGTCCCGGCCAGCGCGGACAATGCGGCCGCGGCCGAGGAACCCGTGGGGCCGCCGCCTTCCTGGGCGGTGCGGCCGGGCGGCAATATCGGCTTTTCGGTGGGCAATAGCGGCGAGACGATCAGCGGCGGCTTTTCGAAATGGACGGCGAAGATCGCGATGGACCCGGACCATCCGGACAGCGCCGACATCCGCGTGGAGATCGATCTGGCGAGCGCCAGCGTCGGCGACAGCTACAAGGACGGCATGCTGACCGGAGACGAATTCTTTGGCGTGGCGGCCCATCCCAGGGCGGTCTTCACCGCCAAGGGCGCGGAAAAGACGGGCGCGAACAGCTATCGCGCCGCGGGCACGCTGACGCTGAAGGGCGTGAGCAAGCCGCAGAGCATCCGTTTCACCCTGTCCGGCACGGGCAAGGCGCGGAAGGTTTCGGGATCGGCCACCATCGCCCGCGCCTCCTATGGCGTCGGCAATGGGGAGAGCAGCGGGGGACTGGACCCCAAAGTGGCGGTCAGCTTCGATTTCAATGCCGTGACGGAATGA
- a CDS encoding zinc-binding dehydrogenase → MSDAHGLKLLSTLHEDGRLIVELVEETLPAPKGEEVLVRLEAAPINPSDLALLFSSADLANAHYEEGRIVAQMPDGARRALAGRVGQPMVIGNEGAGTVIAAGEAPEAQALLGKRVAVIGGGMFAQYRLIGADACMALHDDATAEQGASAFVNPLTALGFVETMKRGGHKAIVHTAAASNLGQMLVRIAQEDGIPLVNIVRNEAQVAILESLGADHIIDSSKGDFPARLQSAIAATGATLAFDAIGGGAMISQILHAMEQVASKDEPYSRYGSNRPKQAYIYGALDMSPTILTRSFGFAWNIGGWLLFPFLQSAGSETIERMRRRVRDNLTTTFASHYKARISLAEALNRDAVLEYNARRTGEKYLIVPN, encoded by the coding sequence ATGAGCGACGCCCACGGCCTCAAACTCCTCTCCACCCTGCATGAGGACGGTCGCCTGATCGTCGAACTGGTCGAAGAGACACTGCCCGCGCCCAAGGGCGAGGAAGTGCTGGTCCGGCTGGAAGCAGCGCCGATCAACCCCTCCGACCTCGCGCTGCTCTTCTCCTCCGCCGATCTTGCCAATGCCCATTATGAGGAAGGCCGGATCGTCGCCCAAATGCCCGACGGCGCTCGCCGGGCGCTGGCCGGGCGGGTCGGCCAGCCCATGGTCATCGGCAATGAAGGCGCCGGCACCGTCATCGCTGCGGGCGAAGCGCCCGAAGCGCAGGCCTTGCTGGGCAAGCGGGTGGCGGTGATCGGCGGCGGCATGTTCGCGCAATATCGGCTGATCGGCGCCGACGCCTGCATGGCCCTGCACGATGACGCGACCGCGGAGCAGGGGGCTTCGGCCTTCGTCAATCCGCTGACCGCGCTTGGCTTTGTCGAGACCATGAAGCGGGGCGGGCACAAGGCGATCGTCCACACCGCCGCCGCCTCCAATCTGGGCCAGATGCTGGTGCGCATCGCGCAGGAGGACGGCATTCCCCTGGTGAATATCGTCCGCAATGAGGCGCAGGTGGCGATCCTGGAAAGTCTGGGCGCCGACCATATTATCGACAGTTCGAAGGGCGATTTCCCCGCGCGGCTCCAATCCGCCATCGCCGCGACCGGCGCGACCCTCGCCTTCGATGCGATCGGCGGCGGCGCAATGATCAGCCAGATCCTGCACGCCATGGAACAGGTGGCCAGCAAGGATGAACCCTATAGCCGCTACGGCTCCAACCGGCCCAAGCAGGCCTATATCTATGGCGCGCTGGACATGTCCCCGACCATATTGACGCGAAGCTTCGGTTTCGCCTGGAATATCGGCGGCTGGCTGCTCTTCCCCTTTTTGCAGAGTGCAGGCTCCGAAACCATCGAACGCATGCGGCGGCGCGTGCGCGATAATCTGACCACCACCTTCGCCAGCCATTACAAGGCCCGCATCTCCCTGGCGGAAGCGCTGAACCGTGACGCAGTTCTGGAATATAACGCCCGCCGCACCGGGGAGAAATATCTGATCGTCCCGAATTGA
- a CDS encoding AI-2E family transporter: protein MDSRKSSAAHIEDGVFLGFVLIVSIAFALVIEPFFAAILWGVIAAILFAPVNQALLDMMPRRRNSSAALTLLLIIALVIVPAFILAMALVQEATIFTAKVQSGEINFARIFAQFQASLPGWAAAFLERLGITNFAAVREMLSEGIASSFRTVATQALQIGQSAFSFLMALGVMLYLTFFLLRDGPLLAAMVDRAAPMRTTYRQALMRQFVIVTRATIKGSIVVAIVQGVIGGMVFWALGLPGALLWGVLMGAFSLIPAVGTGLVWVPVAIYLFVTGAVVEGLILAFCGMFVIGMVDNILRPVLVGRDTRIPDYVVLITTLGGIDLFGFNGIVIGPVIAALFIATWNIVTRMRTGADGLEGPLTEKSSGG from the coding sequence ATGGACAGCAGAAAGTCGTCAGCCGCGCATATAGAGGACGGGGTTTTCCTGGGCTTCGTCCTCATCGTCTCGATCGCCTTCGCGCTGGTGATCGAACCGTTTTTCGCCGCCATCCTGTGGGGCGTGATCGCCGCCATATTGTTCGCGCCGGTCAACCAGGCGCTGCTGGATATGATGCCCCGGCGGCGAAACAGTTCGGCGGCCCTGACACTGCTGCTGATCATCGCGCTGGTGATCGTCCCCGCCTTCATCCTGGCCATGGCGCTGGTGCAGGAAGCGACGATCTTCACCGCCAAGGTGCAATCGGGCGAGATCAATTTCGCCCGCATATTCGCGCAGTTCCAGGCGAGCCTGCCCGGCTGGGCGGCCGCCTTTCTGGAACGGCTGGGCATCACCAATTTCGCCGCGGTGCGCGAGATGCTGAGCGAGGGCATCGCGTCGAGCTTCCGCACGGTGGCGACGCAGGCGCTGCAGATCGGGCAGAGCGCGTTCAGCTTCCTGATGGCGCTGGGCGTGATGCTCTATCTGACCTTCTTCCTGCTGCGCGACGGGCCGCTGCTGGCGGCGATGGTGGACCGGGCGGCGCCGATGCGCACCACCTATCGCCAGGCGCTGATGCGGCAGTTCGTCATCGTCACCCGCGCCACCATCAAGGGCAGCATCGTCGTCGCCATCGTGCAGGGGGTGATCGGCGGCATGGTGTTCTGGGCGCTGGGGTTGCCGGGGGCGTTGCTGTGGGGCGTGCTGATGGGCGCGTTCTCGCTGATCCCGGCGGTCGGGACGGGGCTGGTCTGGGTGCCTGTCGCAATCTATCTGTTCGTCACCGGGGCAGTGGTGGAAGGGCTGATCCTCGCCTTTTGCGGGATGTTCGTGATCGGGATGGTCGACAATATCCTGCGCCCGGTGCTGGTCGGGCGGGATACGCGGATCCCCGACTATGTGGTGCTGATCACGACGCTGGGCGGGATCGATCTGTTCGGGTTCAACGGCATCGTCATCGGGCCGGTGATCGCGGCGCTGTTCATCGCGACCTGGAATATCGTGACGCGGATGCGGACCGGGGCCGATGGGCTGGAGGGGCCGCTGACGGAGAAGTCTTCCGGCGGTTGA
- a CDS encoding acyl-CoA thioesterase, with amino-acid sequence MAKPESWRLRPDAYRFVTSIDTRFQDIDTMGHVNNVAISGIFETARIRFHHHLGRHPQEQGVRWLVANVNLNFVEESHFPYPFEVHCAIGHIGRTSWTISSAGFQKGACVATCDTTVVTHGSEGRRSIDETLRESMERNFIIRPE; translated from the coding sequence ATGGCCAAACCCGAATCCTGGCGCCTTCGCCCGGACGCTTATCGTTTCGTCACCAGCATCGACACCCGCTTCCAGGACATCGACACGATGGGCCATGTCAACAATGTGGCGATCTCCGGGATTTTCGAAACCGCCCGCATCCGTTTCCACCATCATCTCGGCCGCCACCCGCAGGAACAGGGCGTGCGCTGGCTGGTCGCCAATGTGAACCTCAACTTCGTGGAGGAATCGCACTTTCCCTATCCGTTCGAAGTGCATTGCGCGATCGGCCATATCGGCCGCACGAGCTGGACGATCAGTTCGGCCGGCTTTCAGAAGGGCGCGTGCGTCGCCACCTGCGACACGACGGTCGTCACCCATGGCTCGGAAGGCCGCCGCAGCATCGATGAGACGTTGCGCGAGTCGATGGAGCGTAACTTCATCATCCGCCCCGAATAA
- a CDS encoding spermidine synthase, which produces MQTREFIGSAKVPGGAELTLYRRGGDYMIVLDRNELMSSRMSGSEEALANLTCDRLRGRARPHLLIGGYGMGFTLRAALAALDGGGQVTVAELVPEIIEWARGPMAELAAGCLDDPRVRLMQADVADVIADGRGTYDAILLDVDNGPDGLVRQANDRLYSAQGISAAIAALKPGGIVAIWSAGPDPAFARRLSRAGLSVEEVVVRARSNGKGPRHIIWFATKRGG; this is translated from the coding sequence ATGCAAACGCGCGAATTTATCGGATCGGCCAAGGTGCCTGGCGGGGCGGAACTCACCCTCTACCGGCGCGGCGGGGACTATATGATCGTGCTCGACCGCAATGAGCTGATGAGCAGCCGGATGAGCGGATCGGAAGAAGCGCTGGCCAATCTGACGTGCGACCGGCTGCGCGGGCGCGCCCGCCCGCATCTGCTGATCGGCGGCTATGGCATGGGTTTCACCTTGCGGGCCGCGCTGGCCGCGCTTGACGGCGGCGGGCAGGTCACCGTCGCGGAACTGGTGCCGGAGATCATCGAATGGGCGCGGGGACCGATGGCGGAACTCGCGGCGGGATGCCTGGACGATCCGCGCGTGCGCCTGATGCAGGCGGATGTGGCGGATGTCATCGCCGACGGTCGCGGAACCTATGATGCGATCCTGCTCGATGTGGACAACGGCCCCGATGGGCTGGTGCGGCAGGCGAACGACCGCCTCTATTCGGCGCAGGGCATATCTGCCGCCATCGCGGCGCTCAAGCCCGGCGGCATAGTGGCGATCTGGTCGGCGGGGCCGGACCCCGCCTTCGCCCGCCGCCTGTCCCGCGCCGGCCTGTCGGTCGAGGAGGTCGTCGTGCGCGCCCGCAGCAACGGCAAGGGGCCACGGCATATCATCTGGTTCGCCACGAAGCGGGGCGGCTGA
- a CDS encoding aminotransferase class IV: MALADGRFDLLETMAFDPVEGIRLLELHLERLKASAEALDFAFDRHDVRNELQAATFRLSARSRLRLQLSRRGSIAIEVREYRTWPQAIMQVALVPRNAPAGDARLAYKTTDRSLYNDALRRGGTFEVVMTDEQGFLTEGSYSSIFVERGDKLLTPPLSRGVLPGVLRKSLIDMGEAVEADLRPYDLEQGFFIGNAARGMVAASRAR, encoded by the coding sequence ATGGCATTGGCTGACGGACGGTTCGATCTGCTCGAAACCATGGCCTTCGATCCGGTCGAGGGCATCAGACTGCTGGAACTGCATCTGGAGCGGCTGAAGGCCAGCGCGGAGGCGCTCGATTTCGCGTTCGACCGCCATGACGTGCGCAACGAACTGCAAGCCGCGACCTTCCGCCTGAGCGCGCGCAGCCGTCTGCGCCTGCAATTGTCGCGCCGGGGTTCCATCGCCATCGAGGTGCGCGAGTATCGCACCTGGCCGCAGGCGATCATGCAGGTGGCGCTCGTCCCCCGCAACGCGCCCGCCGGAGATGCGCGGCTGGCGTACAAGACCACGGATCGCTCGCTCTACAACGATGCGTTGAGGCGTGGCGGCACCTTCGAAGTGGTGATGACCGACGAGCAGGGCTTTCTGACCGAGGGCAGCTACTCCTCCATCTTCGTCGAGCGCGGCGACAAGCTGTTGACCCCGCCATTGTCGCGCGGCGTGCTGCCCGGCGTGTTGCGCAAAAGCCTGATCGACATGGGGGAAGCGGTCGAGGCTGACCTGCGTCCCTATGATCTGGAACAAGGTTTCTTCATCGGCAACGCCGCGCGCGGCATGGTGGCGGCTTCGCGGGCGCGCTGA
- the msrA gene encoding peptide-methionine (S)-S-oxide reductase MsrA, whose amino-acid sequence MRRSDGIALVFLAALAVASPLRAERPVLAPVPAVDATPGRELETAVFAGGCYWGVEAVFSHVKGVHLAVSGFAGGPRGRKVDYEQVSQGDTGFAESVRVTYDPRRVSYGTLLRIFFSVIADPTTLNYQGPDHGTQYRSALFPLNAEQDRAARAYLAQLGQSSLWPGRIVTRVERFTGFQDADRAHQDFLRKNPRHPYIQRWDMPKLDALKAMFPMLYSDRPSA is encoded by the coding sequence ATGCGGCGCTCTGACGGCATAGCCCTGGTCTTTCTGGCGGCTCTGGCCGTCGCATCGCCGCTGCGCGCCGAACGCCCGGTCCTCGCTCCCGTCCCGGCCGTCGACGCCACCCCCGGCCGCGAACTTGAAACCGCCGTCTTCGCGGGCGGCTGCTATTGGGGGGTGGAAGCCGTCTTCTCCCATGTGAAGGGCGTCCATCTCGCCGTATCGGGCTTCGCCGGCGGTCCCCGCGGACGCAAGGTCGATTATGAGCAGGTCAGCCAGGGCGACACAGGCTTTGCCGAGTCCGTCCGAGTCACCTATGACCCCCGGCGGGTCAGCTACGGCACGTTGCTGCGCATCTTCTTCTCGGTGATCGCGGACCCGACGACGCTCAATTATCAGGGTCCGGACCATGGCACCCAATATCGCAGCGCGCTCTTCCCGCTGAACGCCGAACAGGACAGGGCCGCCAGGGCCTATCTCGCTCAATTGGGACAATCGAGCCTCTGGCCGGGGCGCATCGTCACCCGCGTCGAACGCTTCACGGGTTTCCAGGACGCGGACCGCGCCCATCAGGATTTCCTGCGGAAAAACCCCCGCCACCCTTATATCCAGCGCTGGGACATGCCCAAGCTCGACGCCTTGAAGGCGATGTTCCCCATGCTCTACAGTGACCGCCCCTCCGCCTGA